In Larimichthys crocea isolate SSNF chromosome XI, L_crocea_2.0, whole genome shotgun sequence, the sequence TCACAATGAGGAAGTGGATCCTTACATTAGAGGAAGTTTGAGTTTAGACACTTACATgaacagagaggcagagagacacgATGTTTGAATTCAGACGgattaaaatgcttttatttctgatgCTGGTGATGCAGGCTACAGGTAAGAATACATATAACATTCATAGAAACAACAGGGACATTAAAAACTcgtttattaatgttattaatgttactTTAAGATCTAACCTTCATTTAAGGAAGGCAatagtctgtttgttttcctgtctttAGTGAACTTTAGTGATCAttctttatatttctctctcgtcttcttaacagcagcagctgaaggactTCCCCCCTCCTTCACTGTCAGAGCTGGACAGAAAGTCACTTTGCCTTGTGGAAATGTGATAGACGATCAGCAACAATGTAACAGTACAACATGGACCTTCAGTTATtcaagacagacagcagcagtagAGCTGATTACACTTGGACAGATTGGTGAACATGCCAaatctaaatcagacagactgagtgttaCACAGAAATGTTCTCTGGTTATAAAGAAGGTCACACATGAAGATGTTGGACGTTACGACTGTCAACAATGGAAatcaagacaaagacaaagaccagactctgtggtttctctgtctgttgttaccagtgagtatttccatcatcatgttttcagctcaaactgtgaaacatcacaataattatgattatagtgatgaagtgaattttactcttgttgtctttctctcacaatATCTCCATCTTCACCAGTGACTGAAAACAAGATCAATAATCAGGTGGTGTGGTCCTGTTCTGTGTCACCATATGATGGACGATGTCCACGCACAGTGAAGTGGCTGTATGTCGGTAACAATGTGGATAAAGATCACAAAGATCTGCAGACATCACAGTctccctgctctgcctctgtgcGCCTTCAGTcttctcatttcattcacacatcaaaCTCTGACTTATTGAAGTGTGAAGTGACTGATggtgacaaagtgcagctgtttCCCTTCAGACTGCAGCCCTCAGGTGAGAAACCAGGTGAGAATATGTTGAGCTGTTTAAAGTCACTTCAGACTGACGTGAATAATTACCTgaaatatttgttgattttatggaTTTGAAGTTTAAATATTACATCACAACACAAGTTTGTACTGAACACTTTGTTgagttgttttcatctgttcagGTGACGACACgaagacaacaacaactgacagcagcatgaaaaGAGGAACCACCACGACAGCGTCTCCAATCAGTGATGCATTAGGAAATCTAAAAGGTAGTGACTCAACACGTTTTTATAAATCTGGTTCTACAATCTCTCAGATTTTAgactttgtgtctctgtttcatgttgttccaggtttttttctggtttcttttgttACTTTAGTAAAAGGCTGCATCTTTTGAAATGCCTTTTCACTTTTAGACTTTTATGctccaaatgttttcattgtctctCCAGATTCGTGGTGGCTGTTCGTCATTGTGCCTGTGGTGTTAGTGGCACTTATAGTCACTGCTGTGAAAGTCTTTAGATGGAAGAGAGCTACAGGTGAGAGCACAGGTGAAACTTTCATAAACAAGAAGCTTTAATGAAAATGGATTTTCTCTTTGGAAGCTGAAATcgactcttttctttttttgtcttcacagGGAACAACGCACGGATGAATGATGATGTCGTGAGTTTAAAAACTTTCTAGATTCTGTTGCTGAGAAATCATAAACAATACTGACTGTGTTGAGTAATGCTGACTAAAATCAGGTAATGCTGCATttaatcaacaaaaactgaactttaGGAGCTTCATAGACAGTATTTGCGCTGGTTGTGTTGGGTTGCATCTCAAGTCACTGTGAATTCATCTACTGGACTGTTGTTGTAAATTTGAAGATGATGTGACCCTCCAATCACACAACCTGTACTTGAATcctgcatacatacacagaaTACATTGTACTTTATCGCTTTTGGCTAAATGTAACCAGACTGTGTTTGTCCAGGGACTGACCTCAAACTCTACAGTGGCTCAGTCTGCCCCGGAAACCAGCCAGGACACGGTGAGCTCCCACTACACCCAGTACAACGCTCTCTGTAACATGTTTTACATGCTGTGCTGAGAGTGTGGGAGAGTGTGGGAACATGCACTAAAGATAAAAAAGGGAAGTTAGATGATGCAACTTGACTTACACCAGAATAGAACACGtggttggtaaaaaaaaaaaagacatgctcTCCTGCTGACCAATATTTAAGATAATGTTAAGACTGAATGGAATTAATATAAATCCACATGTTGTCTTCTCTGTGTAGGCTGATCCTGAAGGTGGTGTTTCCTACGCCTCCGTCAACTTCACCAAGAAGCCCAACAGTGAAGCCCGGGTAAGCTGTTTGTTGTAATCATGACGTAAGTGATAGGTTTTCAATCACGTGAGATGTCGTCAACAAATTGTGACAATGTTGCTTTGCGTTCTGTCACATTTCTgatgttgctttgtgtttttggacGTTGTCTTTGACTGTTGGATGTCACCAACGCTCTTTTATCTTCTATTTAGTGTCATCAGGCTTCGTCATTTCATGTTCGTTCATTTATATTCTACATTTTCCTGCCAGGTTCGGACTAAAAACAAGGACGATGAAGATGATCCAGTGACCTACATGGCCGTGAAAGTTTCCTCCACTGATCCCAGCAGCCTCTACGCTAGAATCAACTAACCAAAGAAACCAAAGTCATGTTATCAGATATTTCCTAATCACTCTTGTTATTTTTGATGCTCATTTTCTGGGTAGATTAGTGGAAAAAGCTCCTTACTCAGAAGTGGAAGAAGTCAGTATTAGTGATTAGAATGTGTAAAGGAGAAGTAACTCAGCATACATGGGTGGTTGCTTAAAATAAATAGTGTATAAGACGTGATACATTTGGCCTGCGGTCATGAAGTCACTGCTGAATTTGCTTATCCGTGCCAAcattttactcatttatttttatatttagcttaatctatttttgtttgaaatgcGATAATTTGACCTGTTTTATATTCTGGTGTCAAAGTATTCAAAGCAGACTGAAAAGAGGCGGGATGTGACGTCACTTATTTAAACTGTATACGTGATTTCACCTTTGAAAGTCATAGTAAAACCAAGTCAATTCAAAGTAAGTGTGAatcattttactgtaaatgagtTACTTAGGAGGAAGTTACACACATcaagttataataataaatgaaggaAGTGACACCTCATTGTGCA encodes:
- the LOC109138585 gene encoding uncharacterized protein LOC109138585 isoform X2, with the translated sequence MFEFRRIKMLLFLMLVMQATAAEGLPPSFTVRAGQKVTLPCGNVIDDQQQCNSTTWTFSYSRQTAAVELITLGQIGEHAKSKSDRLSVTQKCSLVIKKVTHEDVGRYDCQQWKSRQRQRPDSVVSLSVVTMTENKINNQVVWSCSVSPYDGRCPRTVKWLYVGNNVDKDHKDLQTSQSPCSASVRLQSSHFIHTSNSDLLKCEVTDGDKVQLFPFRLQPSGEKPGDDTKTTTTDSSMKRGTTTTASPISDALGNLKDSWWLFVIVPVVLVALIVTAVKVFRWKRATGESTGNNARMNDDVGLTSNSTVAQSAPETSQDTADPEGGVSYASVNFTKKPNSEARVRTKNKDDEDDPVTYMAVKVSSTDPSSLYARIN
- the LOC109138585 gene encoding uncharacterized protein LOC109138585 isoform X4: MFEFRRIKMLLFLMLVMQATAAAEGLPPSFTVRAGQKVTLPCGNVIDDQQQCNSTTWTFSYSRQTAAVELITLGQIGEHAKSKSDRLSVTQKCSLVIKKVTHEDVGRYDCQQWKSRQRQRPDSVVSLSVVTMTENKINNQVVWSCSVSPYDGRCPRTVKWLYVGNNVDKDHKDLQTSQSPCSASVRLQSSHFIHTSNSDLLKCEVTDGDKVQLFPFRLQPSGDDTKTTTTDSSMKRGTTTTASPISDALGNLKDSWWLFVIVPVVLVALIVTAVKVFRWKRATGESTGNNARMNDDVGLTSNSTVAQSAPETSQDTADPEGGVSYASVNFTKKPNSEARVRTKNKDDEDDPVTYMAVKVSSTDPSSLYARIN
- the LOC109138585 gene encoding uncharacterized protein LOC109138585 isoform X1 is translated as MFEFRRIKMLLFLMLVMQATAAAEGLPPSFTVRAGQKVTLPCGNVIDDQQQCNSTTWTFSYSRQTAAVELITLGQIGEHAKSKSDRLSVTQKCSLVIKKVTHEDVGRYDCQQWKSRQRQRPDSVVSLSVVTMTENKINNQVVWSCSVSPYDGRCPRTVKWLYVGNNVDKDHKDLQTSQSPCSASVRLQSSHFIHTSNSDLLKCEVTDGDKVQLFPFRLQPSGEKPGDDTKTTTTDSSMKRGTTTTASPISDALGNLKDSWWLFVIVPVVLVALIVTAVKVFRWKRATGESTGNNARMNDDVGLTSNSTVAQSAPETSQDTADPEGGVSYASVNFTKKPNSEARVRTKNKDDEDDPVTYMAVKVSSTDPSSLYARIN
- the LOC109138585 gene encoding uncharacterized protein LOC109138585 isoform X3, which codes for MFEFRRIKMLLFLMLVMQATAAAEGLPPSFTVRAGQKVTLPCGNVIDDQQQCNSTTWTFSYSRQTAAVELITLGQIGEHAKSKSDRLSVTQKCSLVIKKVTHEDVGRYDCQQWKSRQRQRPDSVVSLSVVTMTENKINNQVVWSCSVSPYDGRCPRTVKWLYVGNNVDKDHKDLQTSQSPCSASVRLQSSHFIHTSNSDLLKCEVTDGDKVQLFPFRLQPSGEKPGDDTKTTTTDSSMKRGTTTTASPISDALGNLKDSWWLFVIVPVVLVALIVTAVKVFRWKRATGNNARMNDDVGLTSNSTVAQSAPETSQDTADPEGGVSYASVNFTKKPNSEARVRTKNKDDEDDPVTYMAVKVSSTDPSSLYARIN
- the LOC109138585 gene encoding uncharacterized protein LOC109138585 isoform X5, which translates into the protein MVDFKWILIALLQFTAAAEGLPPSFTVRAGQKVTLPCGNVIDDQQQCNSTTWTFSYSRQTAAVELITLGQIGEHAKSKSDRLSVTQKCSLVIKKVTHEDVGRYDCQQWKSRQRQRPDSVVSLSVVTMTENKINNQVVWSCSVSPYDGRCPRTVKWLYVGNNVDKDHKDLQTSQSPCSASVRLQSSHFIHTSNSDLLKCEVTDGDKVQLFPFRLQPSGEKPGDDTKTTTTDSSMKRGTTTTASPISDALGNLKDSWWLFVIVPVVLVALIVTAVKVFRWKRATGESTGNNARMNDDVGLTSNSTVAQSAPETSQDTADPEGGVSYASVNFTKKPNSEARVRTKNKDDEDDPVTYMAVKVSSTDPSSLYARIN
- the LOC109138585 gene encoding uncharacterized protein LOC109138585 isoform X6 codes for the protein MVDFKWILIALLQFTAAEGLPPSFTVRAGQKVTLPCGNVIDDQQQCNSTTWTFSYSRQTAAVELITLGQIGEHAKSKSDRLSVTQKCSLVIKKVTHEDVGRYDCQQWKSRQRQRPDSVVSLSVVTMTENKINNQVVWSCSVSPYDGRCPRTVKWLYVGNNVDKDHKDLQTSQSPCSASVRLQSSHFIHTSNSDLLKCEVTDGDKVQLFPFRLQPSGEKPGDDTKTTTTDSSMKRGTTTTASPISDALGNLKDSWWLFVIVPVVLVALIVTAVKVFRWKRATGESTGNNARMNDDVGLTSNSTVAQSAPETSQDTADPEGGVSYASVNFTKKPNSEARVRTKNKDDEDDPVTYMAVKVSSTDPSSLYARIN
- the LOC109138585 gene encoding uncharacterized protein LOC109138585 isoform X7, which encodes MTENKINNQVVWSCSVSPYDGRCPRTVKWLYVGNNVDKDHKDLQTSQSPCSASVRLQSSHFIHTSNSDLLKCEVTDGDKVQLFPFRLQPSGEKPGDDTKTTTTDSSMKRGTTTTASPISDALGNLKDSWWLFVIVPVVLVALIVTAVKVFRWKRATGESTGNNARMNDDVGLTSNSTVAQSAPETSQDTADPEGGVSYASVNFTKKPNSEARVRTKNKDDEDDPVTYMAVKVSSTDPSSLYARIN